Proteins co-encoded in one Candidatus Thiodictyon syntrophicum genomic window:
- a CDS encoding class I SAM-dependent DNA methyltransferase, which yields MTPDQFIDKWKDATLKERSGSQEHFLDLCRLLEEPSPAAADPTGSWYCFEKGAAKAGGGDGWADVWRRNCFGWEYKGKHKDLKKAFQQLQNYTPALEYPPLLIVSDMDRIEIHTAFTGTVPDVHVLLLEDLRDAGKRRLLKWAFTEPERLRPDQTTAALTEAAAGSFGGLAQALRARGHDPWAVGHFCIRVLFCLFAEHIELLPRQMFTRLLDAGLKDPASLTGMLQDLFGAMAKGGRVGFDPVDWFNGGLFDSTATLPLELDDIKTLRALAPLDWSAIEPSIFGTLFERGLDPDKRSQLGAHYTDRGSIMRLVDPVVLDPLRDEWTARKGEIEAVMAKAGAAKSASARTKAQNDAHGVLQGFLARLAHFRVLDPACGSGNFLLLSLLGLKDLEHQVILEAETLGLSRAFPMVGPECVLGIELNPYAAELARVTVWIGEIQWMLSHGFNLSKNPILKPLNTIEQRDAVVNPDGTEPEWPVADVIVGNPPFLGDKKMLGGLGEEYVTRLRSLYQGRVPGGADLVTYWFEKARAELEVGRARYAGLVATNSIRGGANRKVLGRICESGRIFNAWSDEPWVNEGAAVRVSLVCLIGALEPSLIETDERQGAMLNGQQVMIIHADLTAGHDEKESTIIRSKAIPENLGVAFLGTQKNGKFEIHGDVARAWLRLPNPHDRSNSDVLQPWANGINITKRPSDLWIVDFGTDLPLDNASLYEMPFAYLKENVENFRSSNRREAYRQRWWIHAESRPGMRAAIARLNRFIVTPTLAKYRVFKWLDCSFCPDKQLVVIARSDDTTFGILHSRFHELWSLRMGTSLEDRPRYTPTTTFETFPFPPGLNPADTAGPTEALDSGVILPPEAPDRRAAALGIAEAAYRLNALREAWLNPPGWVDRVPEVVDGYPDRIIPKPEHAADLKKRTLTNLYNARPTWLDHAHQALDAAVAAAYGWGDYGAGMAEEEILRRLLALNLERSQEQETHQ from the coding sequence GTGACGCCAGACCAGTTCATCGACAAGTGGAAGGACGCGACCCTCAAGGAGCGCTCGGGCTCCCAGGAGCATTTCCTCGACCTCTGCCGCCTCTTGGAGGAGCCGAGCCCGGCCGCGGCCGATCCGACCGGTTCCTGGTACTGCTTCGAGAAGGGCGCGGCCAAAGCCGGCGGTGGTGACGGCTGGGCCGATGTCTGGCGGAGGAACTGCTTCGGCTGGGAGTACAAGGGAAAGCATAAAGACCTCAAGAAGGCCTTCCAGCAACTCCAGAATTACACCCCGGCGCTGGAGTACCCGCCGCTCCTGATCGTCTCCGATATGGACCGGATCGAGATCCATACGGCTTTCACGGGCACGGTGCCGGACGTGCATGTCCTGCTCCTGGAGGACCTGCGCGACGCCGGCAAGCGCCGGCTGTTGAAGTGGGCCTTCACCGAGCCCGAGCGGTTGCGGCCAGACCAGACCACGGCGGCACTCACCGAGGCCGCGGCCGGGAGCTTCGGCGGCTTGGCGCAGGCCCTACGCGCCCGCGGGCATGACCCCTGGGCGGTGGGGCACTTCTGCATCCGGGTCCTGTTCTGCCTGTTCGCCGAGCACATCGAGCTATTGCCCCGGCAGATGTTCACCCGGTTGCTGGATGCGGGGCTCAAGGACCCTGCCAGCCTCACCGGGATGCTGCAAGACCTGTTCGGCGCCATGGCCAAGGGCGGGCGCGTCGGCTTCGATCCGGTGGACTGGTTCAACGGCGGCTTATTCGACTCCACCGCCACCCTGCCCCTGGAGTTAGACGACATCAAGACCCTGCGGGCGCTGGCCCCGCTGGACTGGTCAGCGATTGAGCCGAGCATCTTCGGCACCCTCTTCGAGCGCGGCCTGGACCCGGACAAGCGCAGCCAGCTCGGGGCCCACTACACCGACCGCGGCTCGATCATGCGCCTGGTCGACCCGGTGGTGCTCGATCCGCTGCGGGACGAGTGGACCGCCAGGAAAGGGGAGATCGAGGCCGTGATGGCGAAGGCCGGTGCGGCGAAGTCGGCCTCGGCGCGGACCAAGGCCCAGAACGACGCGCACGGGGTCCTGCAGGGCTTCCTCGCGCGGCTCGCTCACTTCCGGGTCCTGGACCCTGCTTGCGGGTCCGGCAACTTCCTGCTGCTGTCGCTGCTGGGGCTCAAGGACCTGGAGCACCAGGTCATCCTCGAGGCTGAGACTCTGGGGCTGTCGAGGGCCTTCCCGATGGTCGGGCCGGAGTGCGTCCTGGGGATCGAGTTGAACCCCTACGCCGCGGAGTTGGCGCGGGTGACGGTGTGGATTGGGGAGATCCAATGGATGCTGTCGCACGGATTCAACCTCTCGAAGAACCCGATCCTGAAGCCGCTGAATACCATCGAGCAGCGGGACGCGGTGGTGAACCCGGACGGGACGGAACCGGAGTGGCCGGTGGCGGATGTCATCGTGGGGAATCCGCCGTTTCTGGGTGATAAGAAGATGCTCGGCGGTCTGGGAGAGGAGTACGTCACGCGCCTGCGGTCGCTTTACCAAGGGCGTGTTCCGGGCGGGGCTGATTTGGTCACCTACTGGTTCGAGAAGGCACGCGCAGAGCTTGAGGTCGGGCGTGCGCGCTATGCGGGTCTGGTCGCGACTAACAGCATCCGGGGAGGTGCTAACCGCAAGGTGCTGGGGCGGATTTGCGAGAGTGGGCGGATCTTCAACGCCTGGAGCGACGAGCCTTGGGTAAATGAGGGAGCGGCGGTAAGGGTTAGCCTGGTGTGCTTGATCGGCGCTCTTGAGCCCTCTCTGATAGAGACCGATGAGAGGCAGGGAGCGATGCTGAATGGTCAGCAGGTCATGATTATTCATGCCGATCTTACAGCCGGACACGATGAGAAAGAATCGACGATAATCCGGAGTAAGGCGATTCCAGAGAACCTCGGGGTCGCTTTTCTGGGTACTCAGAAAAACGGAAAGTTCGAGATTCATGGCGACGTTGCGCGGGCCTGGCTCAGACTTCCCAATCCTCACGACCGATCAAATAGCGATGTTTTGCAGCCTTGGGCAAATGGCATTAACATAACCAAAAGACCTTCCGATCTCTGGATTGTCGATTTTGGAACCGACCTTCCTTTGGATAACGCCTCTTTGTATGAAATGCCCTTCGCTTATCTCAAAGAAAATGTCGAGAATTTTCGCTCCTCGAATAGGCGCGAGGCCTACCGACAGAGGTGGTGGATACATGCAGAGTCTAGGCCGGGAATGCGTGCCGCGATTGCTCGGCTGAATCGCTTTATCGTGACTCCAACTTTAGCAAAGTACCGGGTTTTTAAGTGGTTGGATTGCTCCTTCTGCCCGGACAAGCAGTTGGTGGTCATTGCCCGGTCCGACGACACGACCTTCGGCATCCTGCACTCGCGGTTTCACGAGCTTTGGTCCTTAAGGATGGGCACGAGCCTTGAGGATCGCCCGCGCTACACCCCAACCACCACCTTCGAGACCTTCCCCTTCCCCCCCGGCCTCAACCCCGCCGACACCGCCGGCCCCACCGAGGCCCTTGACTCCGGCGTCATCCTCCCGCCCGAAGCCCCCGACCGCCGCGCCGCCGCCCTGGGCATCGCCGAGGCTGCCTACCGGCTCAACGCCCTGCGCGAGGCCTGGCTGAACCCGCCGGGCTGGGTGGACCGAGTGCCCGAAGTCGTCGACGGCTACCCGGACCGGATCATCCCCAAGCCCGAGCACGCGGCCGACCTGAAGAAGCGCACCCTCACCAACCTCTACAACGCCCGCCCGACCTGGCTGGACCACGCTCACCAGGCGCTTGATGCGGCCGTGGCGGCGGCCTACGGGTGGGGGGACTACGGGGCGGGGATGGCGGAGGAGGAGATTTTGCGGCGGTTGCTGGCGCTGAATTTGGAGCGGTCGCAGGAGCAGGAGACGCATCAATGA
- a CDS encoding helix-turn-helix domain-containing protein produces the protein MDNQQFDELLESVRDMGRHMRGETVAKTRVREFPDPDVKLIRERTGLSQTRFAYLIGVKPKTLQNWEQHRVRPTGPARALLRIVEANPGALTVLHP, from the coding sequence ATGGATAACCAGCAGTTTGACGAGTTGCTGGAGAGCGTCCGCGACATGGGTCGCCATATGCGCGGAGAGACCGTGGCCAAAACACGGGTGCGCGAATTTCCGGACCCCGATGTCAAGCTGATCCGCGAGCGCACCGGCCTCAGCCAGACACGCTTTGCTTACCTGATCGGCGTCAAGCCCAAGACGCTGCAGAACTGGGAGCAGCATCGCGTGCGTCCGACCGGACCGGCCAGGGCGCTGCTGCGGATTGTCGAGGCCAACCCTGGTGCCCTGACCGTACTGCACCCCTGA
- a CDS encoding ATP-binding protein, with the protein MNPPLKKLPIGIQTFSEIITEGYTYVDKTAHALALANGGKYYFLSRPRRFGKSLFLDTLKELFEGSEALFRGLDIHPHWDWSRRHPVIRLDFAGGVVQSPEGLDETIHELLGFNQRRLGIHCESTSIAGRFAELIIRAHEAGGRRVVILVDEYDKPILDSIEHPERIAVLREGLKNLYSTMKTQDAHIQFVFMTGVTKFSKVSLFSGLNQLEDLTLDARVATLCGYTQADLTTTFGGHLAGVDWDRLKRWYNGYNFLGEPVYNPFDILLFIRKGQMYRNYWFETGSPSFLLKLLQRRQTFLPALEGIEASEEILDSFDIERIDPVTLLFQTGYLTIDQARQSFDQWLFKLRVPNQEVRQALANHLVDAYTGRLPSERLNWQQAIYDPLTQGDVAGLIAAIQRLFAGIPWRNFTGNDLPEAEGYYASVLYAFFASLNAEIIPEDVSNQGQVDLTIKLADYIYVIEIKLAPRQARRPPTAPESIGDEGAPEPARDGAANPALAQLRARGYSDKYRGLPGKGLFEVGLVFERTARNLVQADWCAVNGTTD; encoded by the coding sequence ATGAATCCGCCCCTCAAAAAACTCCCGATCGGCATCCAGACCTTCAGCGAGATCATCACCGAGGGTTACACCTATGTCGACAAGACGGCGCACGCCCTGGCCCTGGCGAACGGGGGCAAATACTACTTTCTGTCGCGCCCGCGCCGCTTCGGCAAGAGCCTGTTTCTGGATACGCTCAAGGAACTGTTCGAGGGCAGCGAGGCCCTGTTTCGGGGGCTCGACATCCACCCCCACTGGGACTGGTCGCGCCGCCATCCGGTGATCCGGCTCGATTTTGCCGGGGGGGTGGTGCAGAGCCCCGAGGGTCTGGATGAGACGATCCACGAGTTGCTGGGCTTCAATCAGCGTCGTCTGGGCATCCACTGCGAGTCCACCAGCATCGCCGGCCGCTTTGCCGAGTTGATCATCCGCGCCCATGAGGCCGGCGGCCGGCGCGTGGTGATCCTGGTCGACGAGTACGACAAGCCGATCCTCGACAGCATCGAGCATCCGGAGCGTATCGCGGTGTTGCGCGAGGGGCTGAAGAATCTTTACTCGACCATGAAGACACAGGATGCCCATATCCAGTTCGTCTTCATGACCGGGGTGACCAAATTCAGCAAGGTCAGCCTGTTTTCGGGGTTGAACCAGCTTGAAGACCTGACGCTGGATGCGCGGGTCGCCACCCTCTGCGGCTACACCCAGGCGGACCTTACGACCACCTTTGGCGGGCATCTGGCCGGGGTCGATTGGGACAGACTCAAACGCTGGTACAACGGCTACAACTTTCTCGGCGAGCCGGTCTACAACCCCTTCGATATTCTCCTGTTCATTCGTAAAGGCCAGATGTACCGCAACTACTGGTTCGAGACGGGCAGCCCAAGCTTTCTGCTCAAGCTCTTGCAGCGCCGGCAGACCTTCCTGCCCGCATTGGAAGGAATCGAGGCCAGCGAGGAAATCCTGGACTCGTTCGACATCGAGCGGATCGACCCGGTGACGCTGCTGTTTCAGACCGGCTATCTGACCATCGACCAGGCGCGCCAGTCCTTCGACCAATGGCTGTTCAAACTGCGCGTCCCCAACCAGGAAGTGCGCCAGGCGCTCGCCAACCACCTGGTCGATGCCTATACGGGCCGCCTGCCGAGCGAACGCCTGAATTGGCAACAGGCCATCTACGACCCCTTGACGCAAGGCGACGTCGCTGGCCTGATCGCCGCCATCCAGCGACTGTTCGCCGGCATCCCCTGGCGCAACTTTACCGGCAACGATCTCCCCGAGGCCGAGGGCTATTACGCCAGTGTGCTCTATGCCTTCTTCGCCAGCCTCAATGCCGAGATCATTCCCGAGGACGTGAGCAACCAGGGCCAGGTGGACCTGACCATCAAGCTGGCCGACTATATCTACGTCATCGAGATCAAGCTGGCACCGCGCCAGGCCCGGCGCCCGCCGACGGCGCCGGAATCAATCGGGGATGAGGGCGCGCCGGAGCCGGCGCGGGACGGCGCCGCCAACCCGGCCCTGGCGCAGCTTCGCGCCCGCGGCTATAGCGACAAATACCGCGGCCTGCCGGGCAAGGGCCTGTTCGAGGTCGGGCTGGTGTTCGAGCGGACGGCGCGCAATCTGGTGCAGGCGGATTGGTGTGCGGTGAACGGAACGACAGACTGA
- the dinB gene encoding DNA polymerase IV, which produces MSTATPRWVMHLDMDAFYAAVEQRDDPTLRGRPVVVGAQPGGRGVVATCSYEARRFGIHSAMPINEAHRRCPDAVYLRPRMAHYLEVARQIRAVMAACAPVVEAISIDEAFLDVSGLGHLVGPPETIGRRIKEAIRAAVGLTASVGIGPNRLVAKIASDFGKPDGLIVVPPERVLDFLGGQPVGALRGVGRRTLPLLTRLGLRTVADLRGLSLTRLQAELGPRAATSLYQQARGIASDRVGECAARKSLSKETTFGVDVADPQVLRDTLRDLAAEVAAAARQEGIAGRTVTLKIRFCGFETHTRQRRLPRRSDDARTLFTAAWSLYEAGRWEGKPVRLIGLGIADLGTPEPVQPDLFDSAAERPADSDRERRLTVAVERIHARFGAGALRRGMSATDQMDPTRCLHQTPEGPQ; this is translated from the coding sequence ATGAGCACCGCAACCCCGCGCTGGGTCATGCACCTGGACATGGACGCCTTCTACGCCGCGGTCGAGCAGCGCGACGACCCGACCCTGCGGGGACGCCCGGTCGTGGTCGGCGCCCAGCCCGGCGGGCGCGGGGTGGTGGCCACCTGCTCCTACGAGGCCCGGCGCTTCGGCATCCACTCGGCCATGCCCATCAACGAGGCCCACCGGCGCTGTCCGGACGCGGTCTACCTGCGTCCGCGCATGGCGCATTACCTGGAGGTCGCCCGCCAGATCCGCGCGGTCATGGCCGCCTGTGCCCCGGTGGTGGAGGCGATCTCCATCGACGAGGCCTTTCTCGACGTGAGCGGGCTCGGGCACCTGGTCGGCCCGCCGGAGACCATCGGTCGGCGGATCAAGGAAGCGATCCGCGCCGCGGTCGGCCTGACCGCCTCGGTCGGGATCGGCCCGAATCGGCTGGTGGCCAAGATCGCCTCGGACTTCGGCAAGCCGGACGGGTTGATCGTGGTGCCCCCGGAGCGGGTGCTGGACTTCCTGGGCGGGCAGCCGGTCGGCGCCCTGCGCGGGGTCGGCCGCCGGACCCTGCCCCTGCTCACGCGGCTCGGACTGCGCACCGTCGCCGACCTGCGCGGGTTGTCGCTCACCCGGTTGCAGGCCGAGTTGGGGCCCCGCGCCGCCACCAGCCTTTATCAGCAGGCGCGGGGCATCGCCTCCGATCGGGTCGGGGAGTGCGCCGCCCGCAAGTCGCTCTCCAAGGAAACCACCTTCGGGGTGGACGTCGCCGATCCCCAGGTGTTGCGCGACACCCTGCGCGACCTGGCGGCCGAGGTCGCCGCCGCGGCCCGGCAGGAGGGGATCGCGGGGCGCACCGTGACGCTGAAGATCCGCTTCTGCGGCTTCGAGACCCATACCCGACAGCGGCGGCTGCCGCGGCGCAGCGACGACGCCCGCACCCTGTTCACCGCCGCCTGGTCGCTGTACGAGGCTGGCCGCTGGGAGGGCAAGCCCGTGCGCCTGATCGGGCTGGGGATCGCCGATCTGGGGACCCCGGAGCCGGTCCAGCCGGACCTGTTCGACAGCGCGGCCGAGCGCCCCGCGGACAGCGACCGGGAGCGGCGTCTCACGGTCGCGGTCGAGCGTATCCACGCGCGCTTCGGCGCCGGTGCCTTGCGCCGTGGGATGTCCGCAACGGACCAGATGGACCCGACCCGATGTCTGCATCAGACACCGGAGGGTCCGCAATAG
- a CDS encoding IS1 family transposase, with amino-acid sequence MNGQWTCPHCNSQNCRHHKTYQTGHNGTRLLWRCQSCNRLFSETKATLIERLRKPTSFIIQVLKTRTEGIGLNAACRAFAIAKNTLLLWERRLADCKDVLVIYALTHTFIEQLIEGDELYTKVNRNVPPEDCEGWTIVLMERASRFIWALQCGKKDRSLFSYAIQILRDVILRTGDVTLVTDGERRYGNLLFEICHEVLRTGKRGRPPKVLRRGVKVRLKNKGKGTDRTGHSRPKYETPHPEHPETDQDVTPADIHANHLEASNASFRRKNSAYRRRTNTYAKSISGLQRTLDMLWIVHNFIRSHFTTKQVPAVALGILQQGLSWDEVLRVRQPRL; translated from the coding sequence TTGAACGGACAATGGACATGCCCTCATTGCAATTCACAGAATTGTCGGCATCACAAGACGTATCAAACCGGTCATAACGGTACGCGTTTGCTGTGGCGATGTCAAAGTTGCAATAGGCTCTTTTCCGAGACCAAAGCCACCCTTATCGAGAGGCTCAGGAAACCGACCAGCTTCATCATTCAAGTGCTCAAAACGCGCACTGAGGGGATCGGCTTGAACGCCGCCTGCCGGGCCTTCGCGATTGCGAAGAATACGTTGCTCCTATGGGAGCGTCGCCTGGCCGATTGCAAGGATGTGCTGGTCATATATGCCCTGACGCACACCTTTATTGAGCAACTGATCGAAGGTGATGAGCTTTATACGAAAGTGAATAGGAATGTCCCCCCGGAGGATTGTGAAGGCTGGACGATCGTACTGATGGAAAGGGCAAGTCGATTTATCTGGGCGCTTCAGTGCGGGAAAAAGGATCGCAGTCTATTTTCATATGCAATACAAATACTTAGAGATGTCATTCTGCGTACTGGCGATGTCACTCTAGTCACCGACGGGGAACGTCGGTATGGCAATCTCCTGTTTGAAATTTGCCACGAAGTATTGCGAACCGGAAAACGCGGCCGCCCACCGAAAGTGCTTCGTCGCGGTGTGAAGGTGCGCCTTAAGAATAAAGGGAAAGGAACTGATAGAACGGGGCACTCGCGTCCCAAATACGAAACCCCTCATCCGGAGCATCCAGAAACCGATCAAGATGTGACGCCAGCCGATATTCATGCTAATCATTTGGAAGCATCGAACGCTTCATTTCGGCGAAAGAATTCTGCTTATCGCCGCCGAACGAATACGTACGCGAAGAGCATTTCTGGTTTGCAAAGAACATTGGATATGTTGTGGATTGTCCATAACTTTATTCGCAGCCACTTCACGACAAAACAGGTTCCTGCGGTGGCTCTGGGGATTCTCCAGCAGGGACTCTCGTGGGATGAGGTCCTTAGAGTTCGACAGCCCAGGTTATAA
- the parC gene encoding DNA topoisomerase IV subunit A: MTDTLIYNAEGLERQPLAVFTEKAYLDYSMYVILDRALPYVGDGLKPVQRRILYAMSELGLSAAAKFKKSARTVGDVLGKFHPHGDSACYEAMVLMAQPFSYRYPLIDGQGNWGSPDNPKSFAAMRYTESRLTPYAELLLGELDQGTVDWQPNFDGTLEEPKLLPARLPNLLLNGASGIAVGMATDIPSHNLREVARACIHLLDHPDATVADLTVHVPGPDFPTAGEIITTPAEILKIYETGNGSLRQRARYEVEQGDVIITALPYQVSGERLMEQIAAQFNAKKLPMIEDFRDESDHEFPTRLVIVPRSNRVDIERLMSHLFATTDLERSYRVNLNLVAGNGRPRVMDLKEILAEWLTFRTATVRRRLEHRLGKVLDRLHLLEGLLIAYLNIDEVIRIIRTQDEPKPVLIERFALSDTQAEYVLNTRLRQLARLEEMKIRGEQAELAAERDQLQGILGDESRLKHLIRDEIIADAAKYGDARRSPLVARTAAAALDETEVSPSEPVTVVLSEKGWVRAAKGHEIDAVALSYRSGDQFLTAARLRSNQTAVFLDSTGRSYCLPAHTLPSARGQGEPLTGRLDPPKGASFVAVLGEPPQTRLLLASDAGYGFIVRMEELYAKPKGGKAVLTLPAGARVLPPMPIPDLPNPRLAAVTNSGHLLVFPVSDLPEMPRGKGNKIISIPAAKGAERQDWLVAAAVVREGGSLIIASGKRTFTLKPADLDLYQGERGRRGKPLPRGFQRVDGLTVD, translated from the coding sequence ATGACGGACACCCTGATCTACAACGCAGAAGGCCTGGAGCGCCAGCCCCTGGCCGTTTTTACCGAGAAGGCGTACCTGGACTACTCCATGTACGTGATCCTGGACCGCGCCCTGCCCTATGTGGGCGATGGGTTGAAGCCCGTGCAGCGGCGCATCCTCTACGCGATGTCCGAGCTGGGCCTCTCGGCGGCGGCCAAGTTCAAGAAGTCGGCGCGCACCGTGGGCGACGTGCTGGGCAAGTTCCACCCGCACGGGGACAGCGCCTGCTACGAGGCCATGGTGCTGATGGCCCAGCCCTTCAGCTACCGCTATCCGCTGATCGACGGGCAGGGCAACTGGGGCTCGCCGGACAACCCCAAGTCCTTTGCAGCCATGCGCTACACCGAGTCGCGCCTGACGCCCTACGCGGAGCTGCTGCTGGGCGAACTGGACCAGGGGACGGTGGACTGGCAGCCCAACTTCGACGGGACCCTGGAGGAGCCCAAACTCCTGCCCGCGCGCCTGCCCAATCTGCTGCTCAACGGGGCCAGCGGGATCGCGGTCGGCATGGCGACCGACATCCCCTCCCACAACCTGCGCGAGGTGGCGCGCGCCTGCATCCACCTGCTCGACCACCCGGACGCGACGGTCGCCGACCTGACCGTCCATGTCCCCGGTCCTGATTTTCCGACCGCCGGTGAGATCATCACGACGCCCGCGGAGATCCTCAAGATCTACGAGACCGGCAACGGGAGCCTGCGCCAGCGCGCCCGCTACGAGGTGGAGCAGGGGGATGTCATCATCACCGCGCTGCCCTATCAGGTCTCGGGCGAGCGGCTGATGGAGCAGATCGCCGCCCAGTTCAACGCCAAGAAGCTGCCGATGATCGAGGACTTCCGGGACGAGTCGGACCACGAGTTCCCGACCCGGCTGGTCATAGTCCCGCGCTCCAACCGCGTGGACATCGAGCGGCTCATGTCGCATCTGTTTGCCACCACGGATCTTGAGCGCAGCTACCGGGTCAATCTGAACCTGGTGGCCGGCAACGGTCGGCCGCGGGTCATGGATCTCAAGGAAATCCTGGCCGAGTGGCTGACCTTTCGCACCGCCACCGTGCGCCGCCGCCTGGAACATCGGCTCGGCAAGGTCCTGGACCGGCTGCACCTGTTGGAAGGCCTGCTGATCGCCTATCTCAACATCGATGAGGTGATCCGCATCATCCGCACCCAGGACGAGCCCAAGCCGGTCCTGATCGAACGCTTCGCGCTCAGCGACACCCAGGCCGAATACGTCCTCAACACCCGGCTGCGCCAGCTCGCCCGCCTGGAGGAGATGAAGATCCGCGGCGAGCAGGCGGAACTGGCCGCCGAGCGCGACCAACTCCAGGGCATCCTGGGCGACGAGTCACGGCTGAAGCACCTGATCCGCGACGAGATCATCGCCGACGCGGCGAAGTACGGCGATGCGCGCCGCTCCCCCCTGGTCGCGCGCACCGCCGCCGCGGCCCTGGACGAGACCGAGGTCTCCCCGAGCGAGCCGGTGACCGTGGTCCTGTCCGAGAAGGGCTGGGTGCGCGCCGCCAAGGGCCACGAGATCGACGCCGTGGCCTTGAGCTACCGCTCCGGCGACCAGTTCCTCACCGCCGCCCGGCTGCGCAGCAACCAGACGGCCGTGTTCCTGGACAGCACCGGGCGCAGCTACTGCCTCCCGGCCCACACCCTGCCGTCGGCCCGCGGCCAGGGGGAGCCCCTGACCGGGCGGCTCGACCCGCCCAAGGGAGCGAGCTTCGTCGCCGTGTTGGGCGAGCCGCCCCAGACCCGGTTGCTGCTCGCCAGCGACGCCGGCTACGGCTTCATCGTGCGGATGGAGGAACTCTACGCCAAGCCCAAGGGCGGCAAGGCGGTGCTCACCCTGCCCGCAGGCGCCCGGGTGCTGCCGCCCATGCCGATCCCGGACCTGCCGAACCCGCGCCTGGCCGCCGTCACCAACAGCGGCCACCTGCTGGTCTTCCCGGTCTCCGACCTGCCCGAGATGCCCCGCGGCAAGGGCAACAAGATCATCAGTATCCCCGCCGCCAAGGGCGCCGAACGGCAGGACTGGCTGGTCGCCGCCGCGGTGGTGCGCGAGGGCGGCAGCCTCATCATTGCGTCGGGCAAGCGGACCTTCACCCTGAAGCCCGCGGATCTGGACCTCTACCAGGGCGAACGCGGGCGGCGCGGTAAGCCGCTGCCGCGGGGGTTTCAGCGGGTGGATGGGTTGACGGTGGACTGA
- a CDS encoding type II toxin-antitoxin system RelE/ParE family toxin, which yields MVFIELPIFVRCAANIFSDEDLAELQRTLLENPTAGDLIPGGRGLRKVRMPLQGRGKRGGARVIYYHWLSKEQCYLVYAFTKNAAADLSKEQLHRLAAVIDEEINHG from the coding sequence ATGGTTTTCATCGAACTGCCGATTTTCGTTCGTTGCGCCGCCAATATCTTCTCGGATGAAGACCTCGCGGAACTGCAGCGCACTCTGCTCGAAAACCCGACGGCGGGGGACCTGATTCCCGGTGGTCGCGGTCTCCGCAAAGTGAGAATGCCACTGCAGGGGCGTGGAAAACGCGGCGGTGCGCGAGTGATCTACTACCACTGGCTCAGTAAGGAGCAGTGCTATCTGGTCTATGCCTTTACAAAGAACGCGGCGGCCGACCTAAGCAAGGAACAACTGCACCGGCTGGCCGCTGTCATTGATGAGGAGATAAATCATGGATAA
- a CDS encoding abortive infection family protein — translation MSTFGLDDRMKRLLRDIRGGRKEFQAAGKSTEDLREFDLDAKCLIAMKNRGLIPHNDLHLMMGSDGPHLKYLSAIINSLTYEGEMAADELDLAPAAEALHGVLSQGGLIACRRDLDRAISSVASDPAQAIASACATLESVCKAILAQVGQAIPSNQAIQSLITETTKALNLAPEVAAEVEMKRILGAVSNISAAVGTLRTKYGAAHGQTDDRTPLKPVHARFAINAMAAVALFLLETALDGERKT, via the coding sequence ATGAGCACGTTCGGACTCGATGATCGGATGAAACGGCTGTTGCGGGACATTCGCGGAGGTCGGAAAGAATTCCAAGCCGCGGGTAAGTCGACGGAAGATCTTCGCGAGTTTGATCTCGATGCGAAGTGTCTAATAGCAATGAAGAACAGGGGGTTGATACCGCATAATGATTTGCATCTAATGATGGGTAGTGATGGTCCCCACCTGAAATATCTATCAGCAATAATAAATTCCCTCACTTACGAAGGCGAGATGGCCGCCGATGAGCTCGACCTAGCTCCCGCCGCCGAAGCGTTGCACGGGGTCTTGAGCCAGGGCGGGCTGATCGCGTGTCGGCGCGACTTGGACCGTGCGATTTCCAGCGTGGCGAGCGATCCCGCCCAAGCGATTGCGAGCGCATGCGCCACGCTGGAGAGCGTATGCAAGGCGATTCTGGCCCAGGTCGGCCAAGCGATCCCCTCGAATCAGGCTATCCAGTCTCTCATCACAGAGACAACGAAAGCACTCAATCTTGCTCCGGAAGTCGCCGCCGAAGTGGAAATGAAGCGCATCCTCGGGGCGGTCAGCAACATCTCTGCCGCCGTCGGAACCCTGCGGACCAAGTATGGAGCGGCACACGGGCAAACCGACGACCGTACCCCGCTCAAACCCGTTCATGCGAGGTTCGCGATTAACGCCATGGCAGCGGTTGCACTGTTCCTGCTGGAGACCGCCTTAGACGGCGAGAGAAAGACCTGA